Within Lolium rigidum isolate FL_2022 chromosome 5, APGP_CSIRO_Lrig_0.1, whole genome shotgun sequence, the genomic segment accacactttcacacatatcctaggtcccacatgcaagttttggtggcatttcgGTGCTCTGGCGGTCATTCCCCACCGAAAACGGCGGTTTGCGTGCCTCGGGGGATCTACCCtcctagatttctccgtgcgagattccaccaacatactttttgataggtttagttttgtttaggccatatacacattgaaaggcaggtttggcacactttggcacattatagccgccggtatacccgcagtgggacacttcagcctacaagtcgagtaatcttccaagtgttatcgcccgaaagagaggaatgtcacacatgggagctatgccttgcaccatttggtgaataacaccttccaccacacttccacacatatcctaggtccacatgcaagttttggtggcattccggtgctccggcggtcattcccccccgaaaacggcggtctgcgtgcctcggggggtctaccccaatagatttcaccgcgcgaggttccaccaacatactttttgataggtttagtttttttaggCCATATAAACATAGAAACCCAGGTTTGGAaccctttggcacattatagcccccggtatacccgcagcgggacacttcagcctacaagtcgaggaatcttccaagtgttatcgcctgaaagagaggaaggtcacacatgggagctatgcgttgcaccatttggtgaatcacaccttccaagacACTTCCACACATATCCTACGTCCACAtgaaagttttggtggcattttgGTGCTCCAGCGGTCATtccgcccccccccccgaaaacgacggtatgcgtgcctcgggggggtctacccccctatagATTTCACCGcgtgaggttccaccaacatactttttgataggtttagttttgtttagtccaTAGACACATAGAAAgagaggtttggcacactttgacacattatagctcccggtatacccgcagtgggacacttcgacctacaagtcgaggaatcttccaagttttATCGTCCGAAAGAGAGgaaggtcacacatgggagctatgaattgcaccatttggtgaatcacaccttccaagacacttccacacatatcctaggtccacatgcaagttttggtggcattccggtgctccgcggTAATCCCCCCGAAACGGTCGtctcgcgtgcctcgggggtctaccccctagatttcaccgcgcgaggttccaccaacatactttttgatagatttagttttgtttaggccatatacacatagaAAGCCATGTTTGGTagcctttggcacattgtagccccggtatacccgcggcgggacacttcgacctacaagtcgagtaatcttccaagtgttatcgcccaaaagagaggaaggtcacacatgtgagctatgccttgcaccattttgtgaatcacacattccaccacacttccacacatatcctaggtcccacatgcaagttttggtggcatttcgGTGCTCTGACGGTCATTCCCCCCAAAGCGGCGTTCGCGTGCCCCGTGGGGTCTACCCTCCTAGATTTCTCcatgcgaggttccaccaacatactttttgatatgtTTAGTTTTGTTGAGACCATATATACATGGAAAGCCAGGTTTGGCACacgttggcacattatagcctccggtatacccgcgacgggacacttcgacctacaagtcgaggaatcttccaagttttATCGCCGAAAGAGAGgaaggtcacacatgggagctatgaattgcaccatttggtgaatcacaccttcgaagacacttccacacatatcctaggtccacatgcaaggcttggtggcattccggtgctacgGCGGTAAATCCCCCACCCCGAAAACGgcagtctgcgtgcctcggggggtctaccccctagatttcaccgcgcgaggttccaccaacatactttttgataggtttagttttgtttaggccatataaacATAGAAACCCAGgtttggcaccctttggcacattatagcctccggtatacccgcgacgggacacttcgacctacaagtcgaggaatcttccaagtgttatcgcccgaaagagaggaaggtcacacatgggagctatgccttgcaccatttggtgaatcacaccgtcCAAGACACTTCCACACATATCCTACGTCCACAtgaaagttttggtggcattccggtgctccagcggtcattcccccccgaaaacgacggtctgcgtgcctcgggggggtctaccccctatagATTTCACCGcgtgaggttccaccaacatactttttgataggtttagttttgtttagtccatatacacatagaAAGCGAGGTTTGGTACCCTTTGACACATTATAGctcccggtatacccgcagcgggacacttcagcctacaagtcgaggaatcttccaagttttatcgcccgaaagagaggaaggtcacacatgggagctatgaattgcaccatttggtgaatcacaccttccaagacacttccacacatatcctaggtccacatgcaagttttggtggcattccggtgctctggCGGTaatcccccccgaaaacggctgtctgcgtgcctcggggggtctacccccctagatttcaccgcgcgaggttccaccaacatactttttgataggtttagttttgtttaggccatatacacatagaAAGCCAGGCTTGGCactctttggcacattgtagcccccGGTATACCCGCGacgggacacttcgacctacaaatcgagtaatcttccaagtgttatcgcccgaaagagatgaAGGTCACACAtgtgagctatgccttgcaccatttggtgaatcacaccttccaccacactccacacatatcctaggtcccacatgcaagttttggtggcatttcggtgctccggcggtcattccccaCTATAGAGTTACCACACTATAGAGTTATATGGCTTCTAGGACAAATGATCTAGGTATTGCCTTCGGACAGGCATAGTTTTGCCGAGAATAAGCTCATATTAGGCGCTAGCCGATGTAGTTGAACTATTTAAAATAGTCTAAACACATTTTGACGAAATATAGAACGGTACCTTTTGAATTGAAATCTATGAAAAGGCAAAAAAAAGGACAAAATTCCTAATATTTGCCGTGCAAATCTGCTGTTACACACGGCAAATGATGGTTTAGCCGTGCCTTTTTATAAATACACACGGCAAAGCTAGGAAGTACACACGGCAAAGATTAGACTACACAGCAAAGTTGGGAAATACACACGGCAAATATTAGCTTACACAGCAAAGTTGGGaaatacacacggcaaagatttATCTTTCACGGCAAAGAAAATGGATTAACTTTTTCCCCGCACCGGCTGGCCAAAAAGTTGCAAACTATTCCCCAATTTCGTCCGCCCCCAgcgccccacgccgccgccgccgccgccgccgccgccgccgtcgcccccgcCCCCGTACGTGCCCccaccctgccgccgccgccctacgCCACAGCCCCCAGCCCGACACGCCGCCGACCCAGGCGccagcacgccgccgccgccccggcccaGGCCACCCCGTGCGCAGACGGCATGGACGAGCCCCAGGAGCTACGCCGCGGAGTCCTCCTTCTTCGCCGTCGCTGAACACGGAGCCGGAGCTACGCCGCGCTCTACTTCCTCTCCCGGCGCGGTCGACCATCCCCGAGCACTTCCGCTGCGCCACCACCCTCGCGGTGAGCTCCGCACCCGTCCTGGCCCTTCTTCTTTTCGTTTTAGTGGCCGTAGTCATTCAGTTCTGCGTTCCTCTGTAGAAACGTTCAGCATGATTCTCGATTCTGGTACGCCTCCAGTTAGTTCGATTCTGGAATTGCAGCGGCGCTGTGTCTATATCCGGCGCTTTAGAAATCATCACAGAAGTTTGTGGGGCTTGGGTAAATCGTGGAACTCTGGTCCCGGTCCTGGAATGGATGCATGTGTTTCTGCCCTGTTGTAATTTGGAACTATACTATTAGTGAGGTTTTATATTAGACCAAAGGAAAATCATCACCCGACTTTTGACACACTAAAATTTGACCACATAATTCAATTGCTTTTAtaataattaaaaattaaaacttaacCAATACATAAATCCACTTCTATAACTCTGAGTGGCGATGTCATCTATATCAAATCTTATTAGTCATTCGCCACTCTTGTACTGTTAAGTGATGTACATCATTCTTTTCCATGCAGGATATGCATCAGTGATCTTCATTGTTGGTAGAGGGCATTTTGGAGGAGAGTTGGTTATCTTCTTCGGCGatcgatcacgcttcgagggtaAGAATCATTCGCCTCTCTTGTACTATGCATATAGTTTATTTCTGTGTCTAGATAACCAAGTTAGTCGCGAAACCTAGGTGTCTCCCGTTTGGAAGGGTTACGCGAATAAATATGCATTAAATTGCATATTTATAACCGTAACTCTTTCGGATTGTCCACGTTTTTGGACAGCCGAGGATGTGTTTGGTCCACCTGAAGGTTTTGTGGATGATTGGTGGTACCAAAATGATAGCGATGAAGAAACATGTGGTCCAATAGTTGCTCCCAATGATGCTGACACAGGCTACTGAAGTTTTGTGGCAAATCTATGTATTAGTGATTGTAAAGCTAGCATATTTGTAAGAACTTTGTGTTATGTTTGTATACTCGACTCGTGGATGGAACTCTATGTATGTGGTTTGTTGCATTCTAATTTCTTTTTCCACCTATTTACACCATTCTTTTTTATCATGTGTACTAACGAAGATACTCTTTCTTCAGTGCCAGGTGGTTgaaacatgccaggaagcagagggggacgaggaggaggggccgcaaaGAGTATGAGAAAGGGCGTCCAAAAGTCAAGAAGTTGGCATCTCTTGTGAGCAAGAAGGATGGGAAAGCTTCAGGATCAGGACTTCGCCGGCCAGCTAGTCCTCCACGACCCGAGGTGCAGCCACGTCAGAGAGGTAGACGGCCAGTTAGTCCTCGAGCTGCGCCGCTGCGACGCCCGAGGAGTAGACGGCTAGCAACTCACCCACCCGAGGAGCAGCAAGTGGAGGAGGAGCACCCGAGGGAGGAGGAGGTGCACTCgaggcaggaggaggaggtgcccGAGGATCTGATGCACCCGGTCTTTTTCGTACGGCCCACGATGTGCTATCGTCAGGAGGTATGTACGAGTCAGAGGACGAGTCGGAGGATGATGAGGGAGAGGAGggggatgacgaggaggagggggatgacggggaggagggggatgatggggaggagggggatgacTCGGAGGTGGACTCGAGGCAGTGGGACCCGCCGGAGGAGGGCGAGGAGTTTGTTGATCCTGATGAGGAGTTGCGCAAGATATTGCCAGGGTCACGTCCTGTCTATTGTCGTGGGATTTCGTCCCTCCCCGATTTGGACGACTGGCTCAACACTGCTGGTAAGATCGTGCTCATAGCAACAGGTGAAAGGTTAGTACTTTGACCCACTTACTAATTTCACTACTTATTAGTTTTTGTACTCTAATGTTGATTTTTTCATCACCATGTGCTAATAACCATTTTGGTCGTTTGTGCAGGACATTCGAGTATAAGGATGACGTCAAGCCGCCACGCGTCTACTCGAGCATTCTTGGATGCCTCGTAAGGAAGCACTTCCCTGGGTTTATACCTGTGTCTAAAATCCTTGGTAGCCAGTGTGTAGCTTGGACATGGAAGCACTACATGTACGCAAAGGATCCGGAAGGCGAGTTCGATAATGCCCAGCAGAGAGTTCTCGACGATTTCTGGGTAAGTTTCTTTGACTTCTTATCATGCACACGGTTGAGGCTAAACCTAAAACAAAGCTACAGTATGCTACGGTAGACACACTATGTATGACCTGCTCACATGCAAAAACATATCATTAGGCATGCGAGCCTGTAAATGAAAGGAAAAAAGCGTTCTGTAGTACACAGGGTGTCCCTGCTTTGCTTTGTGTTCAGTACTACTTCGTTTTTTTACACAGCTACCAGATTTAGTTATCTTCTAATCCAGTAAAAGCTGATATTTAACTATCAATGGCTTTGTGCATCCTTGTAGAAATACTTTGCACCAGACCCGGAGCACCGTCTTCTTTGCTACTCTGTGGCTAACGCCGTTGCGACGAAGCAAGTCCGAGACATGCACTACGAGGGTCGTGTGTGGTGCGTTCGCAACTGGTACGCTGAGATGCGCAAGATCCGCATAACTAAGAAAAAAGCCCGTCAGATTACCATGGAGCCGTGGCAGTATCTGCAGGTAGTTTCATTTTTGTATTATTGACTTGGTGACCACCGTCTAGTTTCATTAATATGTTTGTGTTGTGTACGCAGGTGCCACCTCAGTACGTAGGATTGGCCAACAAAGAAGTCTTCGAGTCGATGGTACGGTATTGGACAAGTAAAGagttcaagaagaaacatgacaatGGTGTGAAACGGAAAGCAGAGATGGGCCATCGTGGATGCCACCGCCAAGGCAGCCTCTCCCTCGCCGGTCATATTCAAAAGGAGGTTAGCAAATGCATTCTTCATTCTTGCTCATCAAATTGTTCTCTACTCATTCAATGTGTCACTCTTCACGTATCTTCATGCTTTCTTTTGCAGAGAAGGGAGACAAAGGTGGAGCCTAGCTTTTTTACAGTTTGGAAGAGGACACGCACCCTCGACGAGCCGGACCCCGACCGTAAGGGGTCGATGTGGGTGAGTGATGGATCTGAGCTCCGGCATACGGAGTACTGCAAGAAGTTGGGGGAGATGCATGGCACAGACGTGGACCCCCTCAGTGTCCCCTTTGACCCTGAGGTTGCCGTGCTAGCGGGACAGGGCAAGAGGAATGGTCGCTTATGGATTGGTGACGGTTGCATCCATCCTGCGACCATTCCATCTATCCGCCAGCTCCGTCGTGGCAGGACGAGCTCCGATCCTCAAATAGAGACCCGTCCCACGCCTTCGAGTGTAGCTATGCAAAGAATCCAGGTATGTCCTTCATCCTTGGTCATCTACATTTCATTACAAGTTTTCCATTGTAATATTCATGACATTGCAAGCACAAATGTAGGCTCAGGTGGAGGAGGCAGAGGCAAGAGCCCAACGAATGGAGGAGCAGCTGGCACAACAACAGAAGATGATGGAGTGGATGACACAACAAATGAGCCAACAGCAAGATCACATGCGCATGCTTGCTATGCAGCCGGGTGgcgtgactcttcctcctcttgctccTCCTCCTTTCACTTTCCCGTGGGTAAGTTGTCTTTGCAGAATAAGTGCCAATCTCTGTCTAGTGCTTGTTGTGTAATGCTCACAATTTTCCATGTTGTAGGCACCACCTTCGTCGGCTCCAACAATATGCCGCTTGGTGGGTTGGGCAATCAGGAGGGAACCCCACCGGTGCCTCCTATGGCGGGTTCACATGTCTTGAGCAATCAGAATGTGGCTAGGAAGTTGTGACTCCAGGTTAGTTCTCCTACCATCGCATTTACTTGTCCTTGTTGCTTGCCAATTTATACATAGAATTTGAACTTGTCCATATTGCTTCATAGTACTTGTGAAAATTTAGACATAGCGGTTGATCATGACCATTTTGCTTCGTTACTTGTAAAAATGTAGACATAGAGATTGAACTTTCGATTTTGAATTACTCTCACGTGATCCACTTGTAGAATGTTCTCGTCTCATGTGAGCCACTTTAATTACTCTCATGTGCATTTTGGAACTTGACCATATATCTTGTTCAttttatccttttttttttgtatttgctTGAACTTACCATATTGCTTGCAAACGTGTAGGATATGCATGAAGGATGCTTATCTTCGCCGTTGTGGTCTACATGTGGAGCTTCCGTTGATGGTCTCTATGTTTCTATCGACTTGTATTATGTTGCTTCCGGTTTTGTGTTATGAACTACATGTTTCCATGGGCTTGTATTATATTGCTTCCGAACTTGTGTTAGAAACTATATGTTTCGACTCTATGTTTCTATGGACTTGTATTATGTTGCTTCCGTACTTGTGTTATAAACTATATGTTGTGAAGGATTTTGTGTTATGGACTATGGATTATATGTATGTTATGGACTATATGCATATTATGGAGCTTGTGTATTGGGTTACTACTGTTTATTTGTATTTGAAATATATGGATCAAAGAGAAATAagcaaaaaataggaaaaaagatgggcctttgccgtgtgtacagGGACGGCAAAGATGCAAAATGGTTGGGCGACCCGGGCAGGATTTTGCCGTGCGCATGGGCAACAGCACACGGCAAACTATTCAATCTTTGCCGTGTACTAAACTGGGAGGACGCACGGCAAACAATTGGAGATTTGCCGTGCTCCAAACTGCAGAGCCCACGGCAAACgtttgtttctttgccgtgctccAACCTAGAGGACACACGGCAAACATTTGTTTCTTTGCCGTGAGTCGTTCTTTGGTACACGGCAAAGTTTGAGCGCCGTCAGCTCCATCTGGGCACGTCAAGTTACTTTTCATTTCCGTGCAGCGTggaaaacacacggcaaaggtctTTGCCGTGTACATGTTGAAGGAGCACGGCCAAGTGCTCTTTGCCGTAGGGATGTATGCCGTGTATATTTTGCCGTGTGTTAGCACacagcaaagcctttgccgtgttccggggcttctttgccgtgttcaTTTGGCACACGGCAATGCCAGATTTTCCTGTAGTGTGTACGTATTGCAGCTGTAATAAGTCCAACATGTTTGGATGCTACTACCTCGGTTTCAAAGAAAGTGACTTATATTATTTTTTAAAGCCTAAACAATGTAAAGTTCAACCAATTATTTACAAAAGATCATTATCATGTAAAATACAAAGACAGTatcattagatacatcatgaaatatattttcatatgatatctgtAGAATTAGAAGGACACACTGCACGTTGTAGCAGGTATAAATGGTTTACTAGAAGGACACATATTAAATTACCTATATGAATATATGCAATAAGATTCAATTGATGAAGTAGTCAAGGGTTAATTTAATCGCCATAAAAGGTTGTTTGTTTGAAAAATTAAGGGTCGTTAAGGTTCAGAAGTGAACATGAGTAATGTAGAAAAAAATCGAAACACCTGGTGTGCTCGTAAATCTCTCTATCTTCTATGCACCAAAGCAGTGAAATATATGTGAATGTCATGAGGAATAGCAACTTatcattacaagagggcaaatccATCATATATACACACTAGGAGGCCAAAGACCATCATGTAGAAGGTAAAAGCCCAAAGACCAAAGGGAACTCATAAATATCtcactaacaccctccctcaaactTATTGTGCATCCACAACACTCAATTTGGAGAGGTAAAATCCATGATGCGCTCTATTCTTGTCCTTCATGAAGAATCCACCAACTATAACTCGGAAGGCACATACGGAAGAATAATAACTTGATCATGCATACCAACGTGCACCTACGAAGTATCAacaccaatatgtttggtaaacTCATGCTTCACGCACAATGCTGATAGCACATGTACTATCCGACAATAGGGAGTAGGTCTAGTAACGAAATACCAAAATCCTCCAATAACCATCGTAACCATTGCCGTCAGAAGAGCCAtagctcgcaactcagcctctaCACTCGAATGAAAAACtgcagtttgtttcttcatgttcCAAACAATAAGAGAACCACCAAGAAAAACACAGTAAGAAGAAAGTGAGAAGCAATCCGAAAGATCACTAGCCCACATAGCATCCACGTAGGCCTGGAGCTGTAATGAGCTGGAACTGAGAAAGAAGAGACGGTGAGAGATAGTGCCATGAAGATATCGTAGAACATGACGAAGGTGACTATAGTGGAACGAAGTGGGTGCAAAAACAAACGGTCTCATAATATTAATAGGATATGAGATATATTGACGAGTGACAGCGAGAGATAGACAACACTCCCAACAAGATGACATTAACGCATTGGATCGGAAAAAGGGTCACCATAAGAAGCACAAAGGTGAACATTGAGCTTCATACGAGTCTCAACTGTGCGCTCATAACCAAGAGTAGCACGAGAAAGAAGATCATGGAAATACTTTTCTTGGGAAATACAAAAGCCATCAGCGATAGAGGAAACCTCGAGTCCCAAGCAAGTATCGAAGAGGACAAAGGCTGGAAATAAGAAACTACTCACTAAGACGGGCCTTAacaaaggcaatgtactcagggtcgtcacgatgatgatcatgtcatcaacataaagaagaaaaGTCCGACCACAAGAAGAAAGGTGAAAAAACAACTCTAGATCATGAGCACTGGACATATGAAACTTCTCACTGAGACGGGCCttaacaaaggcaatatactcagggtcGTCACGATGATGATCGTGTCAtcaacatgaagaagaagattcgacCACAACAAGAAAGGTGAACAAACAACGCTAGATCATGAGCACTCGGGCAAAAAACCAGCAACGATCACCACAAATGAGAATTTCTTAAACTAGGCTTGGGGGCTTGCTTAAGGCAATAAAGAGAGAGACGAAGACGACAAATCATGCCATCGGGAATAGAATACCCGGCGGTGGCTGCAAATAAACCTCCTCACGCAACTCACCATTAAGTAAGGCATTCTTGATATCAAGCTGAGATATGGACCGGTGGCGAAAATATGCAATAGCTAGAAGTGTACGAATAGTTGTCATATTGGCTACAGGGAGCAAAAGTCTCATTATAATCACAACCATGCTCCTGCTGAACACCCCGAGCCACAAGAAGAGCTTTGTAGCGCTCAACATAACTATCAGGGAGAGTCTTAATCTTatatatagacccacttacatgtGATGGGATGAAAGCGGGAGAAGGGGTATCAAATTCATGTGTCGGTCCGCTCAAGCGCAACAATTTCTGTGCCggcgcaagctgccattcaggatgaccaaCAACATCTCGATAACATGTCATCTCAACGACAGCAGAGAGACCATAACGACCAGGGAAACAACGTTTGGGTGGGGATGAGGATGAGGTCGAAGACCGTAGGTTGACTGAGGTGGCACACCATAAGTAGATGGCACGTCAGTGGATTCCTCCATAGCACGTAGATGGCGAGTATAGTAGAAAGGAAAAGTGGGACACAAAGGAATCACCGGATGAGGTGACGGAGATGTGGAAGATAACGATGATGAAGGTGGAGAGTCATGGGACAAGGGAGAAGGAGAAAGTGTAGAAGAAGGTGGAGATTCATGAAACGGGGATGACATAGATGATGAAGGTGTATAAGAAGGCGTCATCGGATCAACAAGCGTGCGACGAGAAGGGGAGTAAAAATAGGAGGCACCGAGGGAGGTGTATCGGGAAAAGTGATAAAAGATATATCCTCCATCGAGAAGATCGAGGAGGATGGATGTGGGTAGAATGGATGCAAAAAAGTAACATCCCGAGAAATACGCGCCTGACAACCAACGTGACCCCAACACCGACAACCCTTATGCCTATCACTATATCCAAGAAAAACATACACAATAGATTGAGGTGTCTATTTGGTGCACTCATGGGAAGCGTGTAGAACATAGCAAgcacaaccaaataaacgaagagctGGCGACCAGAGATACGTTCTAGAGGAAACCACCCTATAGAGCAGCAGAGGGTTGAATATGCTGATGAGATATGTGGAAATGGAAATAGCCTCAGCCCAAAAGTGAGGCGGAAGAGAGGCGGCGATCATAGGATGCGTAGTTCAAATCTAGACCACTTCCAGTGAAAACGGCATGAGACCGCATGAAGTAGCATGTATTCCCTGAAAGCTAGCGCGCAACATATATGTGGAATGTAGCGTACACATGTTCTTCTCTGACAGTGCACTTTTTTCTCTCAGACGTACATTGCACCCTcgacgagggagctcctcggcaatgcccaccatgagggagtttagggttgacggaatcctacggagctagcacgagacatcgggtactatacaaacggggagagagatttactcgGGTTCGGGCCCA encodes:
- the LOC124655811 gene encoding uncharacterized protein LOC124655811, whose product is MCYRQEVDSRQWDPPEEGEEFVDPDEELRKILPGSRPVYCRGISSLPDLDDWLNTAGKIVLIATGERTFEYKDDVKPPRVYSSILGCLVRKHFPGFIPVSKILGSQCVAWTWKHYMYAKDPEGEFDNAQQRVLDDFWKYFAPDPEHRLLCYSVANAVATKQVRDMHYEGRVWCVRNWYAEMRKIRITKKKARQITMEPWQYLQVPPQYVGLANKEVFESMVRYWTSKEFKKKHDNGVKRKAEMGHRGCHRQGSLSLAGHIQKERRETKVEPSFFTVWKRTRTLDEPDPDRKGSMWVSDGSELRHTEYCKKLGEMHGTDVDPLSVPFDPEVAVLAGQGKRNGRLWIGDGCIHPATIPSIRQLRRGRTSSDPQIETRPTPSSVAMQRIQAQVEEAEARAQRMEEQLAQQQKMMEWMTQQMSQQQDHMRMLAMQPGGVTLPPLAPPPFTFPWVSCLCRISANLCLVLVV